Within Spinacia oleracea cultivar Varoflay chromosome 4, BTI_SOV_V1, whole genome shotgun sequence, the genomic segment ttctaaatgggtcgggtctggggggcatgttgtttgggctcccaattggataccaattgggccactaagccaaagcccaatggctcaatacaacaacatcaaacccagtTCCACTCAACATGGCTGGTCAGCCATCAacaaaggcccaaggcccaatagcaataaatgacctatgggcatttattacacaaacactataaatgagccgccaaggctcacacctcaaggtacgtccaatttatcgccttaagactactctctagataacttctctctagaatccgagcatcgttcttacttaggcatcggaggggctttcctcgaaaacacccccgaggctagtaactttgtcattgtgcaggtgaattcggacacaacacattcaagcaagcaagatcttcaacacaatCGAAAGTGCCTTCatacgaagcccattgttttaACACCGGAACAAAgacgaaacaaaaaaaaaacaacactaCACAACTACCGATGCACTCTAAACAAATTGGACCAGTCCAATACCAATTAACATCCCAATACGAGGAAGcaacaaatgaaaaaaaaaaaaccgttgGTAGAACGGGCACAAGAACTAGTTTATTATGCAACTCAACTTAAAATAAAACTTGTGAAACTTCGGAGGAAAAAAACAATTGTGCTTTAAtataatatactccgtatgaaaTATGCGGAGTAtagtacttcctctgttcttttttaaatgacacaattatttaggcacctTTGCCAACGCACAATtccaaacattaatatctccaattatgggtaagaaaaaattataaaaagttgatatttaaaaaaaaattattgagacgaatctaacaagaccccatacgactatgttttttgttaagtataaaccacaaaagaaagttaaaagagcttgtgtgaatagtgtccaaaacTCAATTGTGTCCTGTAAATAAGAAAGAATGAAATATTATTGAAGAGGGATAGCGCAGTAAGTCAATAAATGCAAATTCATAAATGAGATATCGAATCAGTGGATTGTTGGATGAATGCATGCATTTCAggactttaattaattagtcaTACGAGTAAGGTGAATGCCTTGAACAGTACCATGCAGGCCGGCACCGTAACTCTATCTACTCGTGGTCTTTTGTGGCTAATATTTTATAGCATTTGTTTTTGGGGTTTATAGAGCTAGACTTTCATATATTATTGGTTTTAGTATTAGTAGTAGGATTCGACCTTGTGTCTCATACTCTCATGTGTTGTAATGTGTATTATTTACAAGACCTTTTTATTAATTTAGACCTGTATATTAACCGGTCTAATAAATTCTgactaaattttaattaatctagtgattaattttttttcatgtACACGTACGTACTGCTTAACCAATTATACATGATGACCATTTTAACAACTAACTTTTGAGCTATTTACTCcgtaatatttaaatgtacgtaCGGAGTACTATACATGCCCTATATTAATTATcatgtttgttctttttatagcaAATTAAATGAAGCATGTGTTCGCTCAAGATAATAGTCTAACAGATGATTCAAAACCACAGGTTAGCTAGACTGTATAAAATTATGGTGTGCGTTAACCTTAATTTTCAaacattaatttttataaacacGGACGACGTAGAATAGGAAACAtatcaaatataaataaattttcataaATACAGGCGACATACAATATGATACATATCAAACACTAATTTCCATAGACTCGGACAACATACATTTATCTCTAGTCTCTCTATACTAGTACTTGTACAAGTTCTTACGTCATGCACTGTTGATTAATCTATCTGAGGAGGGTTAGCAGTTCTAAGGAATAGGGTCACTCAAATATTATCTTAAGTGGAACAAACATGTCTATATCAATTGACAATTGGTGTATGAACCACCTTCCATGAAACACCCtctcaaacaaataaaaaagaacgAGGATTTCAACTTTCAAGAAGAAAAATCTTGATAATCTAAAACTAAAACAACTCTTAATCCTTGCCATAATTTGGACATAAAATTTATGTCGGCAGAAATATACCGTTTATTTAAgctaattacggagtattaattattaaagggGTCACCTACCAGAAACAGCCATCAACCACAATATTAGCTTACTCTTAACAACATATTAGAATAAGTAATATTTATATGAATCAATTTGCAGAAAAGTTGCGGCTGGAGTTAAtataaaatcaatatttatgTTAGATATTCAAGTCTCCAAAATAAAGCCACCAAATAGCTTTTGCATTTTGGTTCTGGTATCTTGAGACACGCCCGGTATAATTGAGACAATATAGTACGGAGTAACAAATTAGATACATTATCCTAGTCAATTAATTATGTTTAACAACTGCTTAAAAATAACTACTTTTCTTAATTACCTTTTTTAGCACATGATCAAGCAGACTGCTACTTATAGCACATGAACTAATCAAACTGTTTGTGAGTCAAAGTTTTACAACAACtataaaataattaagtacAGATTAGTAGTAATAATTATCACACTAACTTTCAAATGGGATGTTAATCATGATTCAGATTATACTTACACTTATAGTAAACGGAATTACAGCAAGATATTATTGTTCAGCTATATATGCTAGCAATGAGGCAAGTGTTTTCAATTTCGAAATCGTACTATTTAattaatccaaaaagaattacTTCTGTATTGTTgtgaaaataaattaactaCTACTAGTTGAAATTGcgaaggaaaaaaaagaaaagaaattggaGGGACTAAATAATACCCAGGAACAAAATTGCATAATTTTTGCATCAGGTAGAATTGGATATGATATTCTCTTCCCATGCCAAAGCACTTGAGCTGTAAGGAATCAGTCCTTTCGGCATCGGATGTCGTCATCTGTTGAAAGAAGAAACATTTTAATGAATTATCATAAACAAATTAAAGTCTTAAGTAAATTGATGTTAATAAGGAACATATTAACATCGGTGtagtgtttaattaattagtgtTTACCTGGCTAATTAATGTTGGCTTGAATCAGGGGAGAGGGATGATGAGGATGCCCTATTATTGGATAATGAATTGGTTCCCCCATGTAATTCACCATGAAGTTGTGATGGTATGTAAAAACCCATGAACCCATCCGACCCATTTCCGATGCTCGATATCTCTTGAGGATGGTGGTGGTGCTGCTGATCTTCCAAGACGCGTGCTAGCGGAGAGAAACTGGACTGAAGGGTACCCCTTTGAGAATATGCTGAAGTTGTCATTGGGCCTTGTTGGCCCAATAACAACCCTTGTTGTTGCAACTGGGAAGGGTTGAACAACATTCCACCCCTTCCCTCACCACCTCCATTACTACTACCACAAATTGGCCAACCAAACATCCTTGCGAACCGGCCTaaatcttgttgttgttgttgttgttgttgttgttgttgttgctgttgttgctgctgctgttgttgttgttgctgctgctgctgttgttgttgctgtgacTCAGTCCACCCAACATCGAACCCCAACGATGAACCTGAACCTTGGAAAAGGGCCGAGTCATGACTCAAATGCTGGGTTTGATGTTGGCCTCGAGGATCTTGAAGAGTGTGGAGAGACAAACAAAGATCTTGGCTGTTTTGATGGCTACCTCCTCTTGAAATAAAATCAGGTTGCTGGTAATTCTGAAAACTGATGGAATTTTCCACtgatgtattattattattactgttattattattattagtaggGAAAAAGGACTTCATACTATCACTTAAAGACTGTGAATCCACACATTGTGGAACATAAAATGATGTTGATCCGGTGTTATCACCTACAGGGAATTCAGTAGACCCTACATTAACATCAACCCCATTAGAAGCATTAGCTATTGGAT encodes:
- the LOC110785161 gene encoding transcription factor TCP4 → MGVKNNTNGGGGEIVQVQGGHIIRATGRKDRHSKVFTAKGPRDRRVRLAAHTAIQFYDVQDRLGYDRPSKAVDWLMKKAKSSIDKLEELPPWDPIANASNGVDVNVGSTEFPVGDNTGSTSFYVPQCVDSQSLSDSMKSFFPTNNNNNSNNNNTSVENSISFQNYQQPDFISRGGSHQNSQDLCLSLHTLQDPRGQHQTQHLSHDSALFQGSGSSLGFDVGWTESQQQQQQQQQQQQQQQQQQQQQQQQQQQQQQDLGRFARMFGWPICGSSNGGGEGRGGMLFNPSQLQQQGLLLGQQGPMTTSAYSQRGTLQSSFSPLARVLEDQQHHHHPQEISSIGNGSDGFMGFYIPSQLHGELHGGTNSLSNNRASSSSLSPDSSQH